The Onthophagus taurus isolate NC chromosome 2, IU_Otau_3.0, whole genome shotgun sequence genome includes a window with the following:
- the LOC111417921 gene encoding NECAP-like protein CG9132 isoform X2, with product MDTYESVILVKHEVFVFNIPPRTSNRGYRAADWNLAEPTWTGRLRLIAKGEECYIKLEDKNSGELYARCPIDTYPGVAIESVSDSSRYFVLRVQDDSGRSAFIGIGFGDRSDSFDLNVALQDHFKWKKKEQQISSEPTQPELDLRFKEGETIKINMKITKDGSDSTTNKSKTRTTGGLGLLPPPPGGSRLPAPPGSSPAGSPAHVPKPEAVAESWGDFTSAPSNVPNQSSPSNANWVQF from the exons ATGGATACTTACGAAAGTGTTATACTCGTAAAACACGAAGTATTCGTCTTTAATATACCGCCAAGGACGTCTAATCGCGGCTACAG AGCGGCCGATTGGAATTTAGCCGAACCAACATGGACAGGTCGATTACGACTAATCGCTAAAGGTGAAGAGTGTTATATTAAATTGGAAGATAAAAACAGTGGAGAATTGTATGCTAGATGTCCCATTGATACATATCCCGGGGTCGCTATCGAATCTGTTAGTGATTCATCCAGATACTTTGTTTTAAGAGTTCAAGATGATAGcg GTCGATCTGCGTTTATTGGGATAGGATTTGGGGATAGATCTGATTCTTTTGATCTCAATGTAGCTTTACAAGATCATTtcaaatggaaaaaaaaggaGCAGCAAATTTCTTCAGAACCAACCCAACCAGAGCTGGATCTTAGATTTAAAGAGGgtgaaactattaaaattaatatgaaaattact aaagatgGGTCAGATTCGACAactaataaatcaaaaacaagaACCACCGGTGGTTTAGGTTTACTTCCACCTCCACCTGGAGGAAGTCGATTACCGGCACCTCCGGGAAGTTCGCCAGCAGGTTCTCCAGCTCACGTACCCAAACCGGAAGCTGTAGCTGAATCATGGGGCGATTTTACATCAGCACCTTCAAA TGTGCCTAATCAATCTTCACCATCGAACGCCAATTGGGTACAATTTTAG
- the LOC111417921 gene encoding NECAP-like protein CG9132 isoform X1 has translation MDTYESVILVKHEVFVFNIPPRTSNRGYRAADWNLAEPTWTGRLRLIAKGEECYIKLEDKNSGELYARCPIDTYPGVAIESVSDSSRYFVLRVQDDSGRSAFIGIGFGDRSDSFDLNVALQDHFKWKKKEQQISSEPTQPELDLRFKEGETIKINMKITKKDGSDSTTNKSKTRTTGGLGLLPPPPGGSRLPAPPGSSPAGSPAHVPKPEAVAESWGDFTSAPSNVPNQSSPSNANWVQF, from the exons ATGGATACTTACGAAAGTGTTATACTCGTAAAACACGAAGTATTCGTCTTTAATATACCGCCAAGGACGTCTAATCGCGGCTACAG AGCGGCCGATTGGAATTTAGCCGAACCAACATGGACAGGTCGATTACGACTAATCGCTAAAGGTGAAGAGTGTTATATTAAATTGGAAGATAAAAACAGTGGAGAATTGTATGCTAGATGTCCCATTGATACATATCCCGGGGTCGCTATCGAATCTGTTAGTGATTCATCCAGATACTTTGTTTTAAGAGTTCAAGATGATAGcg GTCGATCTGCGTTTATTGGGATAGGATTTGGGGATAGATCTGATTCTTTTGATCTCAATGTAGCTTTACAAGATCATTtcaaatggaaaaaaaaggaGCAGCAAATTTCTTCAGAACCAACCCAACCAGAGCTGGATCTTAGATTTAAAGAGGgtgaaactattaaaattaatatgaaaattact aagaaagatgGGTCAGATTCGACAactaataaatcaaaaacaagaACCACCGGTGGTTTAGGTTTACTTCCACCTCCACCTGGAGGAAGTCGATTACCGGCACCTCCGGGAAGTTCGCCAGCAGGTTCTCCAGCTCACGTACCCAAACCGGAAGCTGTAGCTGAATCATGGGGCGATTTTACATCAGCACCTTCAAA TGTGCCTAATCAATCTTCACCATCGAACGCCAATTGGGTACAATTTTAG
- the LOC111417920 gene encoding E3 ubiquitin-protein ligase RNF185-like isoform X1, producing MNENADIKETTQAGQKNNDFPSKDEASGSSQGDEKKEEKTFECNICLDTARDAVVSMCGHLFCWPCLHQWLETKPYNQVCPVCKAGISREKVVPLYGRGSGNQQDPREKHPPRPSGQRSEPESGGNYSAFGLGDNGFHMSFGIGVFPFGFFTSMFNIGDVRPSAAPLGTPNHIEEQFLSKLFLWLAIIFVAWLIFA from the exons ATGAACGAAAACGCAGATATTAAGGAGACAACCCAAGCTGGGCAAAAAAACAACGATTTCCCAAGTAAAGATGAGGCAAGCGGTTCATCACAGGGTGACGAGAAGAAAGAGGAGAAAACGTTTGAGtgcaatatttgtttagataCTGCAAGGGATGCTGTAGTTAGTATGTGTGGTCATTTATTTTG TTGGCCCTGTTTACATCAATGGTTAGAGACAAAGCCTTATAATCAAGTTTGTCCCGTTTGTAAAGCTGGAATTAGTAGAGAAAAGGTTGTGCCATTGTATGGACGTGGTAGTGGTAATCAACAAGATCCTAGGGAAAAGCATCCACCACGTCCGTCTGGACAAAGATCTGAACCTGAGTCAGGTGGAAATTATTCAG caTTTGGATTGGGCGATAATGGATTCCACATGTCGTTTGGTATAGGAGTATTTCCATTTGGCTTTTTTACATCAATGTTCAATATAGGAGATGTAAGACCGAGCGCTGCGCCATTGGGCACCCCGAATCACATTGAGGAACAGTTCCTGTCGAAACTTTTCTTATGGTTGGCAATTATTTTCGTCGCTTGGTTGATATTTGCGTAA
- the LOC111417920 gene encoding E3 ubiquitin-protein ligase RNF185-like isoform X2 has product MNENADIKETTQAGQKNNDFPSKDEASGSSQGDEKKEEKTFECNICLDTARDAVVSMCGHLFCWPCLHQWLETKPYNQVCPVCKAGISREKVVPLYGRGSGNQQDPREKHPPRPSGQRSEPESGGNYSAFQIIIIILKFMLMIKLLREYYSLSDNSNFNEF; this is encoded by the exons ATGAACGAAAACGCAGATATTAAGGAGACAACCCAAGCTGGGCAAAAAAACAACGATTTCCCAAGTAAAGATGAGGCAAGCGGTTCATCACAGGGTGACGAGAAGAAAGAGGAGAAAACGTTTGAGtgcaatatttgtttagataCTGCAAGGGATGCTGTAGTTAGTATGTGTGGTCATTTATTTTG TTGGCCCTGTTTACATCAATGGTTAGAGACAAAGCCTTATAATCAAGTTTGTCCCGTTTGTAAAGCTGGAATTAGTAGAGAAAAGGTTGTGCCATTGTATGGACGTGGTAGTGGTAATCAACAAGATCCTAGGGAAAAGCATCCACCACGTCCGTCTGGACAAAGATCTGAACCTGAGTCAGGTGGAAATTATTCAG cttttcaaataatcatcatcattcttaaatttatgttaatgataaaacttCTAAGAGAATATTATAGTTTAAGTGATAATTCCAactttaatgaattttaa
- the LOC111417924 gene encoding dynein axonemal intermediate chain 4-like: MSNRKVSRSSPLTLRTEVSLPKKSAKPKSILKESKKTQKTLYPVYYNGELVTPKPLNPLIYREGKERQISILNIADNAITTTFSSKSKSSIFGSFSETSSKLHTETLANMGSTNLYTSTNIDIALLEPLVDNDTLSIEGSVVIAPPPRLEPMPSKVSLTLVETPTIFLFELSSSTAEADTVEGDLVESDNKMYEYLTVGKGRNRKVVCAEVQTIPVLLKTRDTTAVRYRTRSDYAYASGWDMYDTYNEVKDEDEENNIPLAAKESVQVSIDSFQVPSEEKQMMALVKTPEFLNALCVVERLLANNNFNAQQKRFRGLSDPDPFREKIEYKYELNLLWTFANEKTAGRCATTMCWNPSNQDILAVGYGKFYYSERTTGLVMIWNIKNPVQPERTYNFSEPVTAVDFSKQHPNVLAIGFYDGTIKVIEISDHELMVLGESSREDSPIFEPIWQLTWYTDQDYYKGIEFLMVASQDGRLSRFTLEQASYMPYFHLMRVSRAEGRIKGLKSTRKCVIPGIPIARHPASLVMTEHPINPNIYYVGTSEGVIHKCSKNYYHQHLDLFLGHEGPIYQFKFSPFCNKVFLTCGDDWVVRIWAEGISTPLLELGKTMLSVQGADWCPAFSTIIASITGNDIFLWDLQRKAYAPQSVTKSPTKARCTLVEFTQSGRCLVVGDIEGNIMIFSLEDMPFQAFYQDKLLTQAIKRELVIVPELARKVEKLDGLSYKREKSTKNFQ; encoded by the coding sequence ATGAGCAACAGAAAAGTATCGAGATCATCACCGCTTACTCTTCGAACGGAAGTTTCACTTCCAAAGAAGTCTGCGAAGcctaaatcgattttaaaggAGTCTAAAAAGACTCAAAAAACTCTTTATCCAGTTTATTATAATGGAGAGTTGGTAACACCTAAACCGTTAAATCCCCTAATTTACCGCGAAGGCAAAGAACGACAGATaagtatattaaatatagCAGATAATGCGATTACTACCACGTTTAGTAGTAAATCAAAGTCTAGTATTTTTGGGTCGTTTTCGGAGACTTCTTCGAAACTTCACACGGAAACTTTGGCTAATATGGGTTCGACGAATCTTTATACAAGTACAAATATCGATATAGCACTTTTAGAACCGCTAGTTGACAACGATACGTTATCGATTGAGGGAAGTGTGGTGATTGCGCCTCCGCCCCGATTAGAACCAATGCCTTCAAAAGTAAGTTTAACCCTGGTGGAGACCCcaaccatttttcttttcgaattaAGTAGTAGTACGGCTGAAGCAGACACGGTCGAAGGTGATTTAGTCGAATCCGACAACAAAATGTACGAATACTTAACAGTGGGAAAAGGAAGAAATCGCAAAGTGGTTTGTGCCGAAGTTCAAACAATCCCTGTTTTGCTAAAAACCCGAGATACAACTGCAGTGAGGTACAGAACTAGAAGTGATTATGCTTACGCTTCCGGTTGGGATATGTACGACACTTATAACGAGGTCAAAGACGAAGATGAGGAAAATAACATTCCATTAGCTGCGAAAGAGAGTGTGCAGGTTTCTATAGATAGTTTTCAAGTTCCATCTGAAGAAAAGCAAATGATGGCATTAGTTAAAACGCCGGAATTTTTAAACGCTCTTTGTGTCGTTGAAAGATTATTGGcgaataacaattttaatgcgCAACAGAAAAGATTTCGGGGATTAAGCGATCCGGATCcatttcgagaaaaaatcgaatataaATATGAATTGAATTTATTGTGGACTTTTGCAAATGAAAAAACCGCGGGGAGATGCGCCACTACGATGTGTTGGAATCCTTCGAATCAAGATATTTTAGCTGTTGGGTATGGAAAGTTTTATTACTCCGAACGCACCACGGGATTGGTGATGATTTGGAATATAAAAAATCCGGTCCAACCTGAAAGAACGTACAATTTTTCCGAACCTGTTACAGCTGTAGATTTCTCAAAGCAACATCCAAATGTTTTGGCAATTGGGTTTTATGATGGCACAATTAAAGTGATTGAAATTTCTGATCACGAGTTAATGGTATTAGGGGAAAGTAGCCGAGAAGATAGTCCCATATTCGAACCAATTTGGCAATTAACTTGGTATACAGATCAAGATTACTACAAAggtattgaatttttaatggttGCGAGTCAAGATGGTCGACTTAGTAGATTTACACTAGAACAAGCTTCTTATATGCCATATTTTCATTTGATGAGAGTCTCACGAGCTGAAGGAAGAATAAAAGGGTTAAAATCAACGCGAAAATGCGTTATTCCCGGAATTCCAATCGCGAGACATCCCGCCTCTTTAGTTATGACGGAACATCCCATAAATCCAAATATTTATTACGTCGGAACATCCGAAGGGGTCATccataaatgttcaaaaaattattaccatCAACATTTAGATTTATTCTTAGGCCACGAAGGTCCGatatatcaatttaaattttccccattttgtaataaagtttttttaacgtGCGGAGATGACTGGGTCGTTAGAATCTGGGCAGAAGGGATTTCAACGCCACTTTTGGAACTTGGTAAAACAATGCTATCCGTGCAAGGTGCCGATTGGTGTCCAGCTTTTTCAACGATAATCGCCAGCATAACCGGAAACGACATTTTTTTGTGGGACTTGCAAAGAAAAGCTTACGCGCCCCAATCCGTAACAAAATCGCCTACGAAAGCTCGGTGTACTTTGGTTGAATTTACACAAAGCGGAAGGTGCTTGGTCGTTGGAGATATTGAGGGaaatattatgattttttcgtTGGAGGATATGCCATTTCAAGCGTTTTATCAAGATAAGTTGCTTACGCAAGCTATTAAAAGGGAGTTGGTTATCGTTCCTGAGTTGGCGAGAAAAGTGGAAAAATTGGATGGATTGTCTTATAAACGTGAGAAGTCtaccaaaaattttcaataa
- the LOC111417907 gene encoding protein Star, with the protein MTFPTTISGRENVQPTVIPPQTPTKMSSFIFNPTMFKRLMPIFAFFMGFVTVLVVLYIYMRNAAMRHYQFQVNMSKDYELLEVTQDNPQLIAYIRQMHLQPVKETQTEPNDIVLDEPNEEIGYLLKLLKNKKNGVFVEAGAYNDGKTSETLYLEKKLDWNGLLIQPDPRHYFSLKKHDRKNSQAVHGCLSPSPYPKEVSYHHEDRDGVKINSIHANSIIEDTDIFNTRVKCFPLYSLLLAMNSTKIDYLTLKTGGTELQILETLPFDRVDVQVINVHMNKDIEKDILKKFLSTKRYAFSTNVNDSYFFVLKKMRK; encoded by the exons ATGACGTTCCCAACAACAATAAGCGGAAGAGAAAATGTACAACCCACAGTGATACCACCTCAGACACCCACAAAGATGTctagtttcatttttaatccaACAATGTTTAAGAGGTTGATGCCTATATTTGCTTTTTTCATGGGTTTTGTAACTGTTTTGGtcgttttgtatatttatatgaGAAATGCAG CGATGAGACATTACCAGTTTCAAGTTAATATGAGTAAGGATTATGAATTGTTGGAAGTTACTCAAGACAATCCCCAATTGATTGCTTATATTAGACAAATGCATCTACAACCAGTTAAAGAAACACAAACAGAACCTAATGATATTGTTTTAGATGAACCAAATGAAGAAATAggttatcttttaaaattattaaaaaataag aAAAACGGTGTTTTCGTAGAAGCAGGAGCTTATAATGATGGTAAAACCTCAGAAACactatatttagaaaaaaaacttgattggAATGGTTTATTAATTCAACCCGACCCAAGACATTATTTTAGTCTTAAAAAGCATGATCGTAAAAACTCACAAGCTGTTCATGGTTGTTTAAGCCCATCCCCGTATCCTAAAGAAGTCTCTTACCATCATGAAGATAGAGATGGTGTTAAAATAAACAGCATACATGCGAATTCAATTATAGAAGACACGGATATATTTAACACGCGCGTTAAATGCTTCCCACTTTACTCACTATTATTGGCCATGAACTCaactaaaattgattatttgaCTTTGAAAACGGGCGGTACTGAGTTGCAAATTTTGGAAACTTTGCCCTTTGATAGGGTGGATGTTCAAGTTATTAATGTGCACATGAACAAAGATAttgaaaaagatattttgaaaaagtttttgtcTACGAAAAGATACGCTTTTTCGACGAACGTAAACGACAgttacttttttgttttgaagaaaatgaggaaataa